Sequence from the Megalops cyprinoides isolate fMegCyp1 chromosome 9, fMegCyp1.pri, whole genome shotgun sequence genome:
TCCTATTAAAGGTAGGTAAGAATAAAATGTCTTTGCTCTAAGAAATGAACAGCTTGTTGGCCCACCTTTGGCCTTTATGACTGTTTCAATGCATTGTGGAAGACTACTAAATTATGGTTGAAAGCTGGTGTTATTGTGCTCCACTACTGATCTTGGCCTTGCCCTAATTCTGTGTTCTAATTCATTCCAAAGATATTCTATCAGGTTTTGATATTGTCAAACTCTGTAGTTTCCCTGCAGTCTTGTGGGGTGTGCCATTTCTTTTGGTGAAATAGTGTATGTTTAGGGGTAATGATAAACGAGGATAAATTTgatatttgagttttttttttgttgtgagtGATGCGTGCAGAACACCTTGAGTTAAAAATGTCCAAGGATGAAAGTAATATTGAATTTGTTAATAAATTGGCCCCAGGCTCTAATTTTCCCCAGGGTCCctactgtaaaatgtatgccATAAATAGCAAGGTCTTTTATCAGAGGACAAGCCATTATTTAGCTTTCTGCAAGATATTGTTAACTAGAGGATGCTTATAAGATACAATGCAAGTCTGCTAGCTTTTTGTGATGAAGTTTTGATGATGGGTATAACCTGTCCTATCACAGTATGCTAACTCTTGTATTCTTGTATCCTTTATATTTTGTGGTCTGAATTATGCCTAAAATCATGAAAGAGGTGGCTGCAGCAAAGCAGATTTGGTTTTGGAGAATTTGGTCTTGAATTTATCATTACTTTTTGTTGGTGGTTATTACTGACAACAAGCAGTGCTCATTTCTTATATCCAACTCTTTTATGTTTTGGAATTCTTAATTGATCTTTGGGCCAACACATATAAATCAGTTAAAACACTCAGAGATTAATAGTTTCAAGAAAGCACCTTTAATCCAGATTACAGTTGTTGTTTATTGAATGTATACATGTCTGTAAACAACTGCCCATTCAGCAAATCTGAGACAGTTTCAATGTATATTAGTTGAAGAGACGCCATAATGCCCTTTTATTGGTCTCGCTTGCTTTCCTGTTCTTTCTTGTTCAGTCTTTGTTGTTGATTAGTCCGGTCACTCTAGTTGGCGATGCCGACCATATCCATGTATTTGGCGGTGAGGCTCTGAGACTTGGTGGTGAGACTGCTTATGACGGCGAACAGTCCCTTCAGGTGGAAGTGGAAGAGGACCTCGGGGTCGGCATCCAGCAAGGGCTCCATGGTTTTGCTGAGAACCTGCTGGTTCTTGGCCTTGCGGTCATCCATGGGGATAAGGCCGCTCTCCACGGTGTTCCTGATGGTCTTCAGCATGAGGTAGTACTCATACAGGTCTTTGGGGGTGCCCTCCTCCGCCGCCGCGCATTCTTGGTTGTCTTCTGAGGCCACCTCACGCAGGAGGCTCGGCAGCATGACAGTCTGCTCCATGTCGCGCACTGCGGCACTGTAGCGCCTGAGCGCCAGCTGGAGGCAGCTTCCGTTCCTCTTGGCCTCGGCAGACTGCATGGCTCCTGGGGGTTCTCTGGTGGTGCCTGTGCCGGTGGTGAGGTGGTGTTGTGGAAGGAGGCCTGATTGCAGTGCAGGGTCTGGCTGGCGAGAGCTCGGTGCTTTATAGAGCGGACCAGAGTGGGCAGGTCTCTCACCAGACCTGTTACGCAATAGGGCACTCCACTCATATTCAAGAACATGGTATCTGCAGCAATGTTGCAAGGCCCCTCCGTTGTTTGATTTTCACAAGCCTTGATTTCGGCCCTGATAGTGTCATGGCAACCAGACTTTCCTGGTTTGCGAGACAAATCAGAGTTCACTGACACCAGGTATCAGCACAGATCAGCCCATGCATCTTGGCAATGGGCACAGACAGTCCTCGTGCACAGCACAGGTCAAAAGCATGCTGACATCCACACTTTTTTATCACGTTTTACACTTTCAAATGATAGACACTTTAGAATCATTGATCATCTcaagtttttgtgttttgatgatAATAATTTCACACATATATTGTGATATACTGCAATGTTTAGTTTCTGCTTTGTTGCCTAAATACTACATTAATGCATTTAGTTTAATGCTGTATGACAGTATTTTCTGGCTTTCGGAAGCTAGACAATACAGGGAGTGGTTATGCTCTTGGTTGAACCTCTTTCAAGTTAAGTAGGAAGTGATTAAATTTAgtttaaaccattttatttgACGTTTATAGGCAAGTCAAGAAAATCATAACTGTATTAGGTATTATTTGTTTACCTCAtctgaaaactaaaaataaagtgttttcCTGTTTATCTGTTGAATTTATTCCATGTCCCATTAACTGAACCACTAAGGACTGATTGATTTCCATTTTATGGGtactgttaaaacatttttgtgtgggcAAGACTATGTTTGTTTATATCCCATTAGATTTATATCCCATTAGAAGCATGTTCTGTGTAGTTTcccatgtaaatgtatgttaagCCTGAAATATCAAATTGTAAACATTTAGACTGAGAATATTAAAAATCACTTCAAGTATACTTCAGTCCAAGGCCAGAGCTGTTTGAAGTGACAGGGGGTACTGCAGTGCATTCAAACTGTAAAGAGTCATTATCTATCCTGCCAGTCTTTGCACAAGCTAAaagtcaagagtcaagagagaaaatgaggcagagggaggacTCTGGGCATGTTGTTGCTGCTTACTCTCGCAAACATTACCAGACTGATTTATATATTATAACTGCTTTTTCCAGCTGTCTGCTGTTCTGCATATGAATGGTAAAGTTACACTTACAAGCATTAAGGATAATTTCTGGAAAACTAGTAATTGGTATATTCTGTGATTTTCTGACACCAGCAGCTTGCATATAAGGCATTTACCTAGTAACACATAATAATTTTTGTCTGTACACATATTGGAGTTAAATCAGCTTGCATGATCAAGGGTTCTGCATCCTGattaaaaatctttttacaCACCAAAATATCAGCAAATTGTGCTTTGCAATTTATTTGAGCAAACTTACCAGTGGTATGTTATATTTGACTGTTGTATAATTTGCATGAGAAATGCCACACAAGAGCAAATATAGAGTAGTTCCATTCCACACATTATCCTCTTGAGAGAAAGGAGGTTGGTTTATATGTAATTTGTAATTCTATCTAATTAAAAAGTTTCTATTACTTTCTCAAACTGTTCTTGTGTGGGACAAACTGCTAGCACACAAGGCAAAGATTTCATAATATTCTATTCTCTGACGATTAAAGAAGCAGATGTATAGGGATATATTTGGCCTGTTATTATTGTAGTCATGGGATCGAGAGTTACTAGTTTCCCCACCAGGTGATGCTCTAGAGCCTTAAAATAACAAGCAATGAGCAGTGTCTATTTTCCAAGAGTCTCTCAAATGGACACAGTCCTACTTTATGCACTTTCTTATAGATTGCTTTCAGATTTAACATGAAGTTGTATACAGTGGCCTAATACTGCTTAGAGTCCTGTTTTTATACATTCTAGTCATGGACCATGGTATGATCATAATCTTTTCCGATCtgagatttttaaattaaattctttgTGGCTACAGCTCAACTCCTATTAACATAGACTAATAAAAATCTTACTGATCCAGTGTTATGACTACACATAATTTGGAATTCGTCTGCGTGTTATAGTGTAGTTGTACTTCAGAATTAAAGACATATGGAATAGTGACATTTCAACCAAAGAAACAAGTCAATTTCAGCCTGTTGTGAGCCTGGGGCAAGGCATCAGCTatgcaaatatatgtaaaatgttcatTGTGAGATTTCCAAGAGTAAACAGCGGGACAGAGAGACAACTGTTAGGCTTGAAACACACTTCAGCCCTAACAGCCTGAGCTCCTTTAGAGTTCAGAGGTTACATATCTCACAAGTGAAATCCTGGAGTTTACATTCTTCTTGGGTTGTAGAAGTAGCTGTAAATGCAGGCAAACTGGTTGTGGTAGGTTTTTCTGCAGTCAGTCTGAACCTATTTCAAGTAGCTGTAGTGCgaatactgtatttttgtctttgctgcTTTAAATCACTTCCAGTTACAAACTACTGTCTTCAAGCTACAGTATTTGCTTGAAggataattcatttttcagataCTTGCTGAAAGGTGTTGCTTTTTTGAAAACTTGATGGTGTAGaaatttttcaaatgaacatgGTTATAATAAATGGAGACAGAATTTACCTTTGTATAAAATAGATGTATTTTGGAAAGACTAGCCAGTGTTTCTCTCAAAGATCAAAGGAGTAAAATTTACAaagattaaattatttattttaatatcatgagcctgtttttgattgttttgcataattacaataattacagttaaaataatGATTTCCCATTAGCAGCTggttcctttttatttttaatgtgataGCTGTCTTTCATACACAGCTGTCTGTGATAGCTGCTCTTATCATGAAATTGTATTAGTCATAAGAAAGACAATGATTTTAAGTTTAAATCTGATTTCTAATCTCTTTGGTATACTAAAAACCATTTAATGTGCACTGACATTAAATTGTTATCTATTgcttttttcaaagcaacaagGGCATTATGGTAAGCCATACCAAGTGCAAGGCCTCCTTGTCGTAATGAATAATGTCatgtgtaaattattgctgtATACTGCTGAACTGGGCACTATTGAGAATCTGCTGGTATTGTCTCATCCTTACTAAAATTTCCAAGCATGTCGATCAGTTTCAGGAACATTATCAGGTTGAAAGTAGGTTATCTCTGATATTGGtaactctctgtctgtcactcaggTACTCTTTGTTGCAAAGTATTTGCTGTGTGCCAGATCTTCAGGACTTAGTAATCACATGTGCTGTCATAATACTTACAGAGTACTTGTTATGGCCTCGGCATGAGTCTCCACCTCCTTTTTGCAATATATCATATGAACTGTACTTCCAGCTGTGGTTTATACcttctattttttctttttacattttctgattttctgcattgattttctttgtctttgctttCTGCTGTTAATACTGGTATCAATGTTATTTTCCTTGACTAGTACTTCCAACTGTAGTAGACATCACGTGATGCAATTATATCTGAAATCTAAACAAATTTGTGaacatgtatatattattaacaaaaaacCTCTCgtgttgtattttattgaaGTTTTTCATCATACTGAAAAActgataaatacaaatacagagagAATAGATATTAAGTATATTGTTCCAGAGGGGTATTAAgtcaatgcaaacatttttgtttaaaattttgtttaaGATTTATTATTAAGGCAACACATAAGCATGCTTTAACAAAGCACATTCTGAACATAAGGAACCTTCCAGACTTTCCAGACTCTTTATCCTAGAAGAAAGCCTTAGAAATACACAACCCAAGttgcattttcactttgttctatacacacatacatcagcctaaaacacacaaaatactgtaaGCCAAACATCTGAACTACAagcaaacacaaccacaaaattGTTGATAGAAAAAATgttctgcaaaaacatttttttccaaaattgcTCTTATAAGCTTGGCTGTATACAAAGTGCTGTGCCAAATTAGTGCATCGACATCAGATGAGCAGGCAGTGTGGTGGTCCAGATAAATGAAAGGGGGATAGATGTCAGGTTAGTATCCATAGCTTTGCAGCACTTTGCTATAGTTTCAGCCATGTCTCCAATTTTCTTGATAGAAGATGGGAAAATTGCTAACATTATTTTAAGGACTTTCAAAGGATGAAATACCTATTTTACTTGTTGTGGAACTCAGTGTAAACAATTTCCAAGTCAACCGCCAATCTGATTTGGACAAAACTGCTGGATATAGGAATAATAATGACCTTATATTGCTATTACAATTTCCAGCAGTTCTGGGTAGCTAAGAATATTCGAAGTAATCTTGTTATTTTAAAGCCATTCTTTCTTCATCCCCTCATTGTAAGCACAGCCAGAAAGCATGGTTATTTTAAACGCTGGTAGCATTAGTGGATCAGCCATTAGCCTATGACAACTTCACTGATTAGTGTGACCCAGCGTAAATCTTTCTTATTCAATAATGACtatatgtgtttgtacataTAGTGCAATCTCCATAGATAGATCAGTATGTTATTTGCCAATGTGAATGTGATAATTTGATGCTATCATGTGAAAAGCATCAGTCAGCGCATGAAactaacactttttttttcttggagtCCCTCTCACAAAAATTTCAGTTAGGAACAATTCCACACAGGAGCCTCTGTGATGTTTAAATCATTGTTGATAAAGGAGGAGAGGCACATATTTGTGCTTTTTAGATGGCACACAAGTCAAGAATGTGCAGGTAGGGCTTGCTTTTCTTCATGGTTGATTCACTTGCTGGTTCAGGGGTGGGGTTGAAACATACACACTCCCATCACAACCAGTTTGTCATGGAGCATGAAGTtcgtctattttttttttatgtcttctTTACATAAAAAAGTCCGGAACTTTGCCTCTGAAAAAATTCCTCTCAATATGCTACTTCACCCAGATGCCCAGAGTTGCCCTCATACACTCTTCCGCCGGCCCTGGACGATGATCACCAGGACATTAGTCAGATCCATCATTTTGGTAAGCATTTCCATGATGTCAGGGTGCTCCTTGGCTCCACTGATGAACTCCTCCAATGTTAACTCACCTAGGGGCAGCAAAAGTGACAGGTTCCATTAGCGCATGGTGCGACTCACACTCCcagatgtttgtgtgttgagAAAATGTCATCGACAGAAATGTTGGAAATAACCTCATGAACACACGTAACTAATAGTAGTTTGTATATCTGATGAACAGAAAAGCTCTATCAATAAACTGTCTGCGCAGAAAAGAGAGCCTGCCCCACACATAGTGGGTTGGTCATTTAATAGAAACACCTTTAGAATTTGTAAATGATAGAGTTTTCTTTCTTAACCTGCATATTGTGAAAAACAATGGGGCACAAAGCAGACACAGTCAGATCCCAATTTCAACAGGACGTCCAGTCGCACGCATGTCTCACGCAAAGCCATTTGCTAAATTTCTGTCGTCAgtttgtcagtttttatttaattcttaCAGTCTAAATGACTGACCATGCATAATGATAACACTATAATTTTAGTTATGAAATATCTGAGACAAGTTTGCATTCCTGTTAATGACCTGTCATTGCTTGTCTTTCCTACTCTTTCACTCACCTTCTCCATTGACATCAACTCTCTCGTATATCAAGTTTACGATATCCTGCGGAGGTACGTCATAACTTCTGGTGATATCTTGTATCGCCTGCATCAAATCAAAAGACAGAAATGATGAATTATATTCAATATCAtcttataaatattttacaagaatgaaacatttaatatttaatataatgtaaagaatgtacagacaatttttttttctgctcacttttgacagtgaaaaatgtggaaatactTGGCAAATACAAAAGGTtactaaaatatgttttgttgatttgtgGGTATTTCTggtaacacataaaaatgactATAGACACTTGAAGTGAAACACTATTCTCTTAGTAGTATTTGGAAATGTATAGAAAGCTGCACtgcttcttttatttattcattttaaaaatgtgttgtacTTTTCTCtgatatgtttgtgtttattgagTTATTCATTTCTGTATCCAAGCATTTTCCAGGAGGTTAGCCTAATTGCCTTTTGGGGTTGGTGAATAATAAAACTGGCTcagttgggtttttttctgttttttattatgtcTTCTGCAAAATGTCTATTGTGAGATCCAGTGTAACAGCATGTTTGTAAGTGGCGCTATACGAAAACAcagattaattgattaatttctTTTACAAGGAAGGATTAATTAAAGGCTTTGCTAAGCTTCCTCATGGAAACATTAATCTGCTGTATCAGCCAACTTTAAGAATTAAATCTTAAGATAGACTAAGCCTTTTATCAAAAGATCGGtggataaaaaaagagagacatggGAAGTCATTTTGAATAATTGCTATCTGCTACAATTAGTATGATTAACACTAATCCAGATGTAATTGCCAAAATGTATGTTATGTTCATCTCCATAAGGACGGCTTTGCAATGGCAATGACAAGGAAATAAACCATTAAGAACACATGTAGTACAGTGTGATTTATTTAACCTGGTCCTTATTGTACATGTCATATACTGTGTACAACATTTTCGCTAGCCAATTGGTCATAAATTGATCATACTGTTTGGATAATCAGTTGAATGCTTAATTCATAAGTGACTACATAAATCCAGTATGTATTCCTTCTGTTGCCATAGGCAGAGATCTTTAAATGAAActttacaatatttaaaacagatcTTTAATGTTTAAGAACAGATGTAATCATCTCTATTTTGTTTGTGAGGATGCTATTGCGTATGTGCCTCTGCATgttatggacaaaaatattggaCATACTGCATGTTTCAGttaagtttacatttaaaattacaaaaaaataaaattatttttataaaaatgactaaactACCTAACAAACATttgaatgtgacaaaaatgtacaataaaagtACTATTTATAACCAATCAAATGTTAGATGTAGTAGATGTAGTAGAAAACTGGCCTCATTGGTTAGTTACCGATaacttgcatgcatgcatccatGTCAAAATACCTacactgcaatgcaatatgGCAATGTGAATCTGTTATCTAACTCACTGGTATTATGATTTCACTGAAAGTGAAGAAGGTTCGACTGAGAGAAGGGGGGTGAATGAGGTCAGGGCAAAGGGCAACAATGGCTTTGGGGTGGGATTAAATCAGATGATCTCAGATTAAGAGGCCAGTCCAATTTCAGGTTTATTTCAGGTTACCTTTAGGAGTTAGGACTAATCTCAGTGAGAGACAGTTATTTTTGGAAGGGTGATTTTGGTCTGGCAGATTTTTGGACAAGTTCCACAGACACCTAGAGGGAGGCTGCTTCAACCTTAGACCAAAATAAAGTCATAAACAAGAGTGAAAAGACTCAAACTTTAAATTTACCGTATTGATATTGACATTCTTGAAATTCAGTGTCCTGTCATCTTCAATTTCAGAACACACCCCACTCTGGGAAAACTGATGAATTGCCTGTGAGACAGGTCTGGTGGAAAGGCAAAATATTTACCTTAAATATTGTCTCCATTTCGTCTTTGtctatttttccatttccatcttGATCAAAGAGCTTGAAATACCACTTTAGTTTCTGGTTTATTTCCCCTTTCAGTAGTAAACTTACAGCCGCAATATATTCCACAAAATCTATATAGCCAtcctggaaaagaaaagaaaataaagtctGTCAGGAGTCTGATttctaatgaaaaaacaaagaagtaaCAGGCAGGTAATTACCATTTACAACTTCTCAGCAAAAGGCTGCACCTCCAGAGCAGTTTATCACACCATCCCTATCTTGCATAACAACAATTGCATTTTCATATACAGTGTTAGTCTATGACCCAAAACACCATGAGTGACACGCTGTTTCATGTCTGCTGATCTGCACGTGTGCTGTATGTAGAACACTTTCACTTGCTCCACAGTATCCATCAAAGTCTACGAACCAGCTGTCATGACCAATTAATTCTGTTTATCTAAACTAGTACATTGTCAGACGATGCTCAAGATAAAGTGTATGGTGTGCTGGATGTTAATCATTAAAATTAATGTCTAAGCCTGGAGTTTACAATATTTTGAGattatatattaattaattttcactGTTGTCatctactgtatgtgtaattacCATTTAGCTTATGGATATTTAGATTCACCTGTTACCTATCACTTTCTGTTGGTACCTCAATGTGTTTAATTCTGTAAATCGGTATTCCTTTAATTTCTGTATGCATTAGTATATTTACAAGTGTGGCATGAATGTCAttggacatttatttttaatgcatttttatatattttatctgtttCTCTCTATTACAGCaattcatgcattcattataACACTGCATCTTTGTATTCTTCATTCACTGAGTATAATTGAATATAATGGCAAGTCAGTGCACAACTAGTTTTCAAGTACTCTTCCAGCCTAATTCACTTTCTCTTCAGTTCCTCTTTTTCCTTAATCGACATCGAGCTGacattttccctctccctttctttcctctctgcaggatTGACCTTGCTTAGGATCCTTAGACTGCAATCACAGAAGCGGCTTCACATTTGAACTAGTGACCATCTTTATGTCTAATTGTATGAATCATGTAAGCATGGAATAAATTGAATTGctttatatcattttaaacatcCTTTTGTTGCAAGGTGAGGTACAATTCTATAATTTTCCTCTATACCAGGCAACAAAGTTTTCGGTAACTGATCCGGCACTGAAACATTGCTCATTTGCCATGACTTGCAAGATCCAAGTAAATGAAGCCTactgcataattattttttttcattgttatttatcaTAACTCAGCCGTAACCTGCCGCAGTGCCACCATGGTATTGGCAATGGCCTCAAGGCCTAAACTTGACTTTTTAGTTTCTATCTCACTTGCTAGAAGAAGCAAGTGAGATCAGTGACAACAGGGCCTGACCCTTGACAGTTCGTCTCCTGGAAAGAGCTAATCCGTTAGTCTAGCCGCGGGTCTCCAGCCCCAACCTTTTTTCACCCCATCTCAAATATATGACTTCACTCATTCATAAGAATTAACCACCTAGCTTTCCAGTAGCCCTTTGAAGGTCTGGAAAATTGAACACACTGGATAATCAAAAAATAGTAAGTAATAGTAAGTAATCAAACTTTTGCtgcctttaaaaagaaaataaggggaaaaaaacacatgcacctCAAATCAGTTATATGGCTGGAAAGCTGAACTCACACCAAGCACAAAATACAGGGACATGTGTGCCCTTCTGAACTTGAGAAGCTGAGAATTGGTGCAAAGCAAATGTGACACCCTCTACTTGCTCAGGGTACCAATGCAAAACCATGCAATACTGAGATGCCATGTCCACTCTCCAGAAAACATGTGTTTGCAAAAGACAGTAACTGTTTGCATGCCCTTACCCCATCCATATCGAAGGTGTAGAAGACTTGATCGACGTAGCTGCTGGCCTCCTCCGTCATGCCCGTCAGGCCTAGCATGGCCTTCAGTTCGAAGAGCGTGATGAGCCCCGAGGGAGACTCCCTCATGAATTTGTTGTACCAGTGGTGCATGTCCTCTGCTAGGATATCGTCCAGGTTCGAGCCGTAGGCACCCATATTTCCCACCTGGACGTGCGGCTGCTGACGCTGCTGTTATAGCGGGGAGAGTG
This genomic interval carries:
- the LOC118783609 gene encoding thyroid hormone-inducible hepatic protein; this encodes MQSAEAKRNGSCLQLALRRYSAAVRDMEQTVMLPSLLREVASEDNQECAAAEEGTPKDLYEYYLMLKTIRNTVESGLIPMDDRKAKNQQVLSKTMEPLLDADPEVLFHFHLKGLFAVISSLTTKSQSLTAKYMDMVGIAN
- the LOC118783519 gene encoding guanylyl cyclase-activating protein 1-like, whose amino-acid sequence is MGAYGSNLDDILAEDMHHWYNKFMRESPSGLITLFELKAMLGLTGMTEEASSYVDQVFYTFDMDGDGYIDFVEYIAAVSLLLKGEINQKLKWYFKLFDQDGNGKIDKDEMETIFKAIQDITRSYDVPPQDIVNLIYERVDVNGEGELTLEEFISGAKEHPDIMEMLTKMMDLTNVLVIIVQGRRKSV